In the genome of Gordonia rubripertincta, one region contains:
- a CDS encoding DNA-directed RNA polymerase subunit beta': MLDVNFFDELKIGLATADDIHNWSYGEVKKPETINYRTLKPEKDGLFCEKIFGPTRDWECYCGKYKRVRFKGIICERCGVEVTKAKVRRERMGHIELAAPVTHIWYFKGVPSRLGYLLDLAPKDLEKIIYFAAYVITAVDDELRHNELSTLEAEMEVEKKAVADQRDADLNERQQKLEQDLAELEAEGAKADVRRKVRDGAEREMRRMRDSAQRELDGLEEIWDKFVKLAPGDLIIDEKLYRQLEERYGEYFQGSMGAEAIKKLLENFDIDAEAESLRETIRSGKGQKKLRALKRLKVVAAFQQSGNSPLGMVLDAVPVIPPELRPMVQLDGGRFATSDLNDLYRRVINRNNRLKRLIDLGAPEIIVNNEKRMLQESVDALFDNGRRGRPVTGPGNRPLKSLSDLLKGKQGRFRQNLLGKRVDYSGRSVIVVGPQLKLHQCGLPKLMALELFKPFVMKRLVDLNQAQNIKSAKRMVERQRPAVWDVLEEVISEHPVLLNRAPTLHRLGIQAFEPQLVEGKAIQLHPLVCEAFNADFDGDQMAVHLPLSAEAQAEARILMLSSNNILSPASGRPLAMPRLDMVTGLYFLTSLKEGAAGEYTPASADDVERGVYSSPAEAIMAVDRGQLTVQSRIKVRLTGQRPPAEVEAELFPEGWRFGQPWTTITTLGRVLFNELLPIEYPFVDEQMPKKRQAAIINDLAERYPMIVVAQTVDKLKDVGFYWATRSGVTVSMADVLVPPQKAEILDRYEERADGLERKFQRGALTPDERRDALVEIWKQATEEVGKAMEEFYPEDNPIIMIPKSGATGNLTQVRNLSGMKGLVTNPKGEFIPRPIKSSFREGLTVAEYFINTHGARKGLADTALRTADSGYLTRRLVDVSQDVIVRETDCGTERGINVPLGEKQPDGSIIRDAHVETSAYARTLAADAVDADGNVVVERGHDLGDPAIEALLAAGIAQVKVRSVLTCATGTGVCAHCYGRSMATGKLVDIGEAVGIIAAQSIGEPGTQLTMRTFHQGGVGDDITGGLPRVQELFEARVPKGVAPIAEVSGRIRLEDDDRFYKITIIPDDGSEEVVIDKISKRQRLRVFKHEDGSERLLADGDHVEVGQQLMEGSANPHEVLRVMGPRQVQIHLVNEVQEVYRSQGVSIHDKHIETIVRQMLRRVTIIDHGATEFLPGSLVERAEFEAANRQVVTEGGEPAAGRPVLMGITKASLATESWLSAASFQETTRVLTDAAINSRSDKLIGLKENVIIGKLIPAGTGINRYRNIQVQPTEEARAAAYAVPSYDDTYYSPDGTFGAPAGAAVPLDDYGFSNEYR; this comes from the coding sequence GTGCTCGACGTCAACTTTTTCGACGAACTGAAGATCGGCCTGGCCACGGCCGACGACATCCACAACTGGTCATACGGTGAGGTCAAGAAGCCGGAGACGATCAACTACCGCACGCTCAAGCCCGAGAAGGACGGCCTGTTCTGCGAGAAGATCTTCGGACCCACCCGCGACTGGGAGTGCTACTGCGGTAAGTACAAGCGCGTCCGCTTCAAGGGCATCATCTGTGAGCGCTGCGGCGTCGAGGTGACCAAGGCCAAGGTGCGCCGTGAGCGCATGGGCCACATCGAGCTGGCCGCACCGGTCACGCACATCTGGTACTTCAAGGGTGTGCCGAGCCGGCTGGGCTACCTGCTCGACCTGGCGCCGAAGGATCTCGAGAAGATCATCTACTTCGCCGCCTACGTGATCACCGCTGTCGACGACGAACTGCGTCACAACGAGCTCTCGACCCTCGAGGCCGAGATGGAGGTCGAGAAGAAGGCCGTCGCCGATCAGCGCGACGCCGACCTGAACGAGCGTCAGCAGAAGCTCGAGCAGGATCTCGCCGAGCTCGAGGCCGAGGGTGCCAAGGCCGACGTGCGCCGCAAGGTGCGCGACGGTGCCGAGCGCGAGATGCGTCGTATGCGCGACTCCGCTCAGCGTGAGCTCGACGGTCTCGAGGAGATCTGGGACAAGTTCGTCAAGCTCGCCCCGGGCGACCTCATCATCGACGAGAAGCTGTACCGCCAGCTCGAAGAGCGCTACGGCGAGTACTTCCAGGGTTCGATGGGTGCCGAGGCGATCAAGAAGCTCCTCGAGAACTTCGACATCGACGCCGAGGCCGAGTCGCTGCGCGAGACCATCCGCAGCGGCAAGGGCCAGAAGAAGCTCCGTGCTCTCAAGCGCCTCAAGGTCGTCGCCGCGTTCCAGCAGTCGGGCAACTCGCCGCTGGGCATGGTCCTCGACGCCGTGCCGGTGATCCCGCCGGAGCTGCGTCCGATGGTTCAGCTCGACGGTGGCCGCTTCGCGACCTCCGACCTGAACGACCTGTACCGCCGCGTCATCAACCGCAACAACCGCCTCAAGCGTCTGATCGACCTCGGTGCTCCCGAGATCATCGTGAACAACGAGAAGCGGATGCTGCAGGAGTCGGTCGACGCCCTGTTCGACAACGGTCGTCGTGGCCGTCCGGTCACCGGACCGGGCAACCGCCCGCTGAAGTCGCTGAGCGATCTGCTCAAGGGCAAGCAGGGTCGTTTCCGTCAGAACCTGCTCGGCAAGCGCGTCGACTACTCGGGCCGTTCGGTCATCGTCGTCGGTCCTCAGCTCAAGCTGCACCAGTGTGGTCTGCCGAAGCTGATGGCTCTCGAGCTGTTCAAGCCGTTCGTGATGAAGCGTCTGGTCGACCTGAACCAGGCCCAGAACATCAAGTCGGCCAAGCGCATGGTCGAGCGTCAGCGCCCCGCGGTGTGGGACGTCCTCGAAGAGGTCATCTCCGAGCACCCGGTGCTGCTGAACCGTGCACCGACGCTGCACCGCCTCGGCATCCAGGCCTTCGAGCCGCAGCTGGTGGAGGGCAAGGCCATCCAGCTGCACCCGCTGGTGTGTGAGGCCTTCAACGCCGACTTCGACGGTGACCAGATGGCCGTGCACCTCCCGCTGAGCGCGGAGGCGCAGGCCGAGGCCCGCATCCTGATGCTGTCGTCGAACAACATCCTGTCGCCGGCATCGGGCCGCCCGCTCGCCATGCCGCGTCTGGACATGGTGACCGGTCTGTACTTCCTCACCTCCCTCAAGGAGGGCGCGGCAGGCGAGTACACCCCGGCATCCGCCGACGACGTCGAGCGCGGTGTCTACTCGAGCCCCGCCGAGGCCATCATGGCCGTCGACCGTGGACAGCTCACCGTGCAGTCGCGCATCAAGGTGCGCCTGACCGGGCAGCGTCCGCCGGCCGAGGTCGAGGCCGAGCTGTTCCCCGAGGGATGGCGTTTCGGTCAGCCGTGGACCACCATCACCACGTTGGGCCGCGTGCTCTTCAACGAGCTGCTGCCGATCGAGTACCCGTTCGTCGACGAGCAGATGCCGAAGAAGCGTCAGGCCGCGATCATCAACGATCTCGCCGAGCGCTACCCGATGATCGTGGTCGCGCAGACCGTCGACAAGCTCAAGGACGTCGGCTTCTACTGGGCCACCCGTTCGGGCGTCACCGTGTCGATGGCCGACGTGCTCGTGCCGCCGCAGAAGGCAGAGATCCTCGACCGCTACGAGGAGCGTGCCGACGGTCTGGAGCGCAAGTTCCAGCGCGGTGCTCTCACGCCGGACGAGCGTCGCGACGCACTGGTGGAGATCTGGAAGCAGGCCACCGAAGAAGTCGGTAAGGCCATGGAGGAGTTCTACCCCGAGGACAACCCGATCATCATGATCCCGAAGTCGGGTGCCACCGGTAACCTGACGCAGGTTCGTAACCTGTCGGGCATGAAGGGTCTGGTGACCAACCCGAAGGGTGAGTTCATCCCGCGTCCGATCAAGTCCTCGTTCCGCGAGGGTCTGACCGTCGCCGAGTACTTCATCAACACGCACGGTGCCCGTAAGGGTCTGGCGGACACGGCTCTCCGTACCGCCGACTCGGGTTACCTGACCCGTCGTCTGGTCGACGTGTCGCAGGACGTCATCGTTCGCGAGACCGACTGTGGCACCGAGCGCGGCATCAACGTGCCGCTGGGTGAGAAGCAGCCCGACGGCTCGATCATCCGCGACGCGCATGTCGAGACCTCGGCCTACGCACGCACCCTGGCCGCAGACGCGGTCGACGCCGACGGCAACGTCGTCGTCGAGCGCGGCCACGACCTCGGCGACCCGGCCATCGAGGCTCTCCTCGCTGCCGGTATCGCCCAGGTCAAGGTTCGTTCGGTCCTCACCTGTGCCACCGGCACCGGTGTGTGTGCGCACTGCTACGGCCGTTCGATGGCCACCGGCAAGCTCGTCGACATCGGCGAGGCCGTGGGTATCATCGCGGCCCAGTCGATCGGTGAGCCCGGTACCCAGCTGACGATGCGTACGTTCCACCAGGGTGGCGTCGGTGACGACATCACCGGTGGTCTGCCGCGTGTCCAGGAGCTCTTCGAGGCTCGCGTCCCCAAGGGCGTCGCGCCGATCGCAGAGGTCTCCGGCCGGATTCGCCTCGAGGACGACGACCGCTTCTACAAGATCACGATCATCCCGGACGATGGTTCCGAAGAGGTCGTCATCGACAAGATCTCGAAGCGTCAGCGTCTGCGCGTGTTCAAGCACGAGGACGGCTCCGAGCGTCTCCTGGCCGACGGTGACCACGTCGAGGTCGGCCAGCAGCTCATGGAGGGCTCGGCCAACCCGCACGAGGTCCTGCGTGTCATGGGTCCCCGTCAGGTGCAGATCCACCTGGTCAACGAGGTCCAGGAGGTCTACCGCAGCCAGGGTGTGTCGATCCACGACAAGCACATCGAGACGATCGTTCGTCAGATGCTGCGTCGCGTGACGATCATCGATCACGGTGCGACCGAGTTCCTGCCCGGTTCGCTCGTCGAGCGTGCCGAGTTCGAGGCGGCCAACCGTCAGGTGGTCACCGAGGGTGGCGAGCCCGCAGCCGGACGTCCGGTGCTCATGGGTATCACCAAGGCCTCGCTCGCGACCGAGTCGTGGCTGTCGGCGGCGTCGTTCCAGGAGACCACGCGTGTCCTGACCGACGCGGCGATCAACAGCCGCAGCGACAAGCTGATCGGTCTGAAGGAGAACGTGATCATCGGTAAGCTGATCCCGGCCGGTACCGGTATCAACCGCTACCGCAACATCCAGGTTCAGCCGACCGAAGAGGCACGTGCCGCGGCCTACGCGGTGCCGTCGTACGACGACACCTACTACAGCCCGGACGGCACCTTCGGTGCTCCGGCCGGCGCTGCGGTGCCGCTGGACGACTACGGTTTCTCCAACGAATACCGGTAA
- a CDS encoding alpha/beta hydrolase has product MNPTLFRVPWIATLAAIVVLFGVTPAAVPAAPATRPVFVSSSVATECAGKPVRVDTRWYFPAGRPTALVWLQHGFSRTAANLDAVARAYADAGFLVVSPTLDSVNLGGCAVAYNIADNAAFARTIGGVFGSGRDADSPLGASLVRARDAAHRPDVTMPYRMVFAGHSAGGEFVVVAADALRRTDPVAYRRLAGLMLFDPVNSFFGGHFASAAASLGADRLPVRVIASQPSVSNSFGSGVAVLEQTTRQEFLGSRLVTGIHIDAEGESTDLIGEASELAVPRPRNGRVIRTLATGWSSDMVAGTVTPTYYPGGRYYDLLLLSTRTVTTLPVR; this is encoded by the coding sequence ATGAACCCGACACTGTTCCGCGTGCCCTGGATCGCGACCCTCGCCGCCATCGTCGTGCTTTTCGGGGTGACACCGGCAGCCGTTCCGGCCGCGCCGGCCACGCGTCCCGTTTTTGTGTCGTCGTCGGTGGCCACCGAGTGCGCGGGCAAACCCGTGCGGGTCGACACCCGCTGGTACTTCCCCGCCGGCCGGCCCACCGCTCTCGTCTGGCTCCAGCACGGCTTCTCCCGGACGGCGGCCAATCTCGACGCCGTGGCCCGCGCCTACGCCGACGCCGGGTTCCTCGTGGTGAGCCCGACACTCGACTCGGTGAACCTCGGCGGGTGCGCCGTCGCGTACAACATCGCCGACAACGCGGCCTTCGCCCGCACCATCGGCGGGGTGTTCGGGTCGGGCCGGGACGCCGACAGCCCGCTCGGTGCCAGTCTCGTCCGGGCGCGGGACGCCGCCCACCGGCCCGACGTGACGATGCCGTACCGGATGGTGTTCGCCGGCCATTCGGCCGGCGGCGAATTCGTCGTGGTCGCGGCCGACGCACTCCGCCGAACGGACCCGGTCGCCTACCGGCGTCTGGCCGGGCTCATGCTGTTCGACCCCGTCAACTCCTTCTTCGGCGGCCACTTCGCCTCCGCGGCAGCATCTCTCGGCGCCGACCGGCTCCCCGTCCGGGTGATCGCCTCCCAGCCGTCGGTGTCCAACTCCTTCGGCTCCGGGGTGGCGGTCCTCGAACAGACGACACGGCAGGAGTTCCTCGGCTCGCGACTGGTCACCGGCATCCACATCGATGCCGAAGGCGAGTCCACCGACCTGATCGGTGAAGCCTCCGAACTCGCCGTGCCGCGACCCCGCAACGGCCGGGTCATCCGCACCCTGGCCACCGGATGGTCGTCGGACATGGTGGCCGGCACCGTGACCCCGACCTACTACCCCGGCGGACGCTACTACGACCTCCTCCTCCTCTCGACCCGCACCGTCACCACCCTCCCCGTGCGCTGA